The genomic region GGAAAACTTcaggcagcaaaataaaagctgtttcaTCCTCGGTGCCTCTGGGGAAACAGGCAGTGTGTTACTTCAAGAGCTGCTGGGGCGCAACATCTTCTCCAAGATCACTCTCATCGGACGGCGACAGCTCACCTTTGAGGACAAAGCGTATGAAAACCTGGTCAGTGGGTTGATTGAGACGTCAGTTAGCTGCCATTGCTCGTAATTCATTATTTGAGTTATTTGAGAGtgaaattttgtgtgttttctatgCCTCCAGGTACAGGAGGTGGTGGACTTTGAGAAGCTTGATGATTATGCTGCTGCCTTCCAGGGCCATGATGTTGGCTACTGTTGTCTGGGAACGACCAGAGCGAAAGCAGGGGCTGTAAGtgtaaagaagtatttcaccgatataaagaAGGCCCTCATCCTAATTCagtcagcactgcctagtttaacTGTTTAATCCGAGTTTTAGATACAGCGAGATTGGTgggtgtgtctcttgatcagctgtatactctttTGAGTCCGCTGAGGCTGCGGCTGGGTTGGTGGCCAATACGAAAATGCGCAAGCACAGCCTGTATTTCGAGTAACAGCCTCAAGAGCCAGCGAAACATCACCAGGCGATGTAAATCACGTAATCTGACAGTGGATaactaggcactggttagacagaggaaagtttaccacaggtcatttacccacattgttattatacaaaGCTGGATGACTATCAGCAAAGTATCCTTTTAACTTTACAAATCCAACATGTGTACTTTTTCAGAGTTACAGTC from Plectropomus leopardus isolate mb unplaced genomic scaffold, YSFRI_Pleo_2.0 unplaced_scaffold23229, whole genome shotgun sequence harbors:
- the LOC121966134 gene encoding oxidoreductase HTATIP2-like produces the protein MAEDMKTLEENFRQQNKSCFILGASGETGSVLLQELLGRNIFSKITLIGRRQLTFEDKAYENLVQEVVDFEKLDDYAAAFQGHDVGYCCLGTTRAKAGA